TGTCTATTCATCACAGCCCCAGAGCTCGACCTCTTGCTCCATCCTGACGCCTGTCTGCTCGTAAACCTCTTTCTTCACTTTTCGCATGAGACCCACAATGTCAGCCGCAGTAGCATTTCCAAGGTTGATGATAAAGTTCGGGTGTTTCTCGGATACGGCAGCGTTGCCCAGTCTAAGGCCTCGCAGGCCGGCTTTGTCGATATAGTGCCACGCAGGATTCTCACCTCGGTTCTTGAATATTGATCCCGCCGAAGGAAACTCCATCGGATGCTTCCTCCACCGCTCTATCCACACGCGTTCCATCTCCTTCCTGAGCTCGTGCTCATTACCCGTGTGGAGTTCAAACAGGGCGCTCAGTATAGGCTCCGTAGATGCAAAGAGGGAGGTACGGTAGCCGAATCCGCACTCTTCTTTTTTTCGCGTCTTTATCCTGGTCGAGCTGTCCATGTAGGTCACCGAAACGAGGTGATCCGAAATCTGAACCCCGAAACTCCCTGCATTCATCTTTATCGCGCCTGCCACCGTACCGGGAATGCCGTAAAGCTTTTCCAGTCCCGAGAGCC
The Syntrophorhabdales bacterium genome window above contains:
- the murB gene encoding UDP-N-acetylmuramate dehydrogenase, yielding MEWKGIRGQVLMNVPMKRYTSMKVGGPAAYMVYPADYADLANVIRAAGRKGMAHRFLGNGTNVIIGDKGMNEAIIRTTRIGKAHFKKTMGGALVEAAGGMSLARLIRETVDKGLSGLEKLYGIPGTVAGAIKMNAGSFGVQISDHLVSVTYMDSSTRIKTRKKEECGFGYRTSLFASTEPILSALFELHTGNEHELRKEMERVWIERWRKHPMEFPSAGSIFKNRGENPAWHYIDKAGLRGLRLGNAAVSEKHPNFIINLGNATAADIVGLMRKVKKEVYEQTGVRMEQEVELWGCDE